From Veillonella dispar, one genomic window encodes:
- a CDS encoding ABC transporter ATP-binding protein produces MNSYSRLLYFVKPYYKRMIFAVFCMIVAAAAYLVVPWLIKNVVDQVLDDKNMFMLNLIVGSIILIFLIRGFATYGQTYNMSYIGQRVIIDVREAIFNHLQKLSLSYFDRRKTGVIMSNLTNDVAALQTAVVDNLISFITESVTLIGSLVSMLLIDWKLTLVTFITVPVVLVIINVFGKKLRVAGHDVQGRVADITALLQEVISAIRVVKSFAREDFERKRFEDENDRNFKAVIKATKLTSLLSPMVEFSAAIAVAVILWYGGYSVVTGTITAGSLIAFLIYAINLSNPVKRLSQVYGNIQKALAAADRVFEILDTKTDVVEKPDAITLPSIKGNVEFKDVSFSYDGEKTALENFTLSVKAGESVALVGPSGAGKTTLANLLPRFYDVTGGAITIDGYDVKDVTFKSLREQIGLVPQETVLFNATIKENILYGRLDATDEEVYEAAKAANVLEFVEKMPDGLDTVVGERGSSLSGGQRQRVAIARAILKDPRILILDEATSALDTESEKLVQEALDRLMKGRTAFVIAHRLSTVQNAHQIVVLNQGHLVEQGTHQELLAVDGGLYNHLYSVQFSNKG; encoded by the coding sequence ATGAATAGTTATTCTAGGCTCTTATATTTTGTAAAGCCTTATTATAAGCGTATGATTTTTGCAGTGTTCTGCATGATCGTCGCAGCTGCGGCATACTTGGTAGTGCCTTGGCTTATTAAAAATGTAGTAGACCAAGTATTAGATGATAAGAATATGTTTATGTTGAACCTCATAGTAGGGTCTATCATTCTTATATTCTTAATTCGTGGCTTTGCTACGTATGGTCAAACCTATAATATGTCTTACATTGGACAACGTGTCATCATCGATGTACGGGAGGCCATCTTTAATCATCTACAAAAATTAAGCTTATCTTATTTTGATCGCCGTAAGACTGGCGTTATCATGAGTAATCTTACTAATGACGTTGCTGCACTTCAGACTGCTGTAGTTGATAATTTGATTTCTTTTATTACGGAATCTGTAACACTTATCGGTTCTCTCGTGTCTATGCTACTTATTGACTGGAAATTGACACTTGTTACCTTTATTACAGTTCCAGTAGTGCTAGTAATTATAAATGTATTTGGTAAAAAGCTTCGTGTAGCAGGTCATGATGTACAAGGTCGTGTGGCTGACATTACAGCACTTTTACAAGAGGTAATCAGCGCTATTCGAGTAGTAAAATCATTCGCTCGTGAAGATTTTGAACGGAAGCGTTTTGAAGATGAAAATGATCGCAACTTTAAAGCTGTTATTAAAGCGACTAAGTTAACTAGCTTGTTAAGTCCAATGGTTGAGTTTTCTGCAGCCATTGCGGTGGCAGTCATCCTTTGGTATGGTGGCTATTCTGTAGTAACAGGGACTATTACAGCAGGTTCTTTGATTGCGTTCCTAATTTATGCAATCAACTTGTCTAACCCAGTTAAACGCTTGAGCCAAGTGTACGGCAATATTCAAAAAGCATTGGCTGCAGCTGATCGTGTATTTGAAATTTTAGATACTAAAACTGACGTTGTGGAAAAACCTGATGCTATTACGTTGCCATCTATCAAAGGCAATGTAGAATTTAAAGATGTTTCATTCTCTTACGATGGTGAAAAAACAGCGCTCGAAAACTTTACTTTGTCTGTTAAGGCTGGTGAAAGCGTAGCTCTTGTTGGTCCATCTGGTGCTGGTAAAACGACTCTGGCGAATTTGTTACCTCGCTTCTACGATGTAACGGGTGGCGCTATCACGATTGATGGTTATGACGTAAAAGATGTTACATTTAAATCGTTACGTGAACAAATCGGGCTTGTACCACAAGAAACTGTGTTGTTTAATGCCACAATTAAAGAGAATATCTTGTATGGTCGATTAGATGCTACTGATGAAGAAGTATATGAAGCTGCTAAGGCTGCCAATGTACTTGAATTCGTAGAAAAGATGCCTGATGGTCTCGACACAGTGGTGGGCGAGCGAGGCAGTTCCTTATCTGGTGGTCAACGTCAACGTGTAGCTATCGCACGTGCTATTTTGAAAGACCCACGTATTCTAATTCTAGATGAAGCGACATCTGCATTAGATACTGAGAGTGAAAAGCTTGTACAAGAGGCGCTAGATCGCCTTATGAAAGGGCGTACTGCATTTGTAATTGCCCATCGATTGAGCACAGTTCAAAATGCTCATCAAATTGTTGTACTTAATCAAGGCCACTTGGTAGAGCAGGGGACTCACCAAGAGCTATTAGCTGTTGATGGCGGATTGTACAATCATCTCTATTCCGTTCAATTCTCCAACAAAGGATAA
- a CDS encoding KdsC family phosphatase — protein MNIQWIVLDVDGVLSDGTLIYTSSGEELKSFSVKDGLGLTAARKAGLKLAIITARISPMVERRAKELHFDALLMGHANKTEALRNLCKEHQINLEEIAYMGDDLNDLGALQIVGLPMAPNNAVPEVKQLAKFISTVNGGHGAVRGAVEYILKKQGLWETVVADYAREAHAHGQ, from the coding sequence ATGAATATTCAATGGATTGTTCTTGATGTTGATGGCGTACTATCTGATGGAACTCTAATCTATACATCGAGTGGAGAAGAGCTTAAGTCTTTTTCTGTGAAAGATGGCCTAGGATTAACGGCAGCTCGAAAAGCAGGACTTAAGCTTGCAATCATTACAGCACGGATATCTCCTATGGTTGAGCGACGTGCTAAAGAGCTTCATTTTGATGCACTGCTTATGGGGCATGCCAATAAAACAGAAGCATTAAGAAATCTCTGTAAAGAGCATCAAATCAATTTAGAGGAAATTGCCTATATGGGGGATGACTTAAATGATTTAGGAGCTCTTCAAATTGTAGGATTACCGATGGCACCCAATAATGCGGTACCAGAGGTCAAACAATTAGCTAAATTTATATCTACTGTCAATGGAGGCCACGGTGCCGTTAGAGGGGCTGTAGAATATATCTTGAAGAAACAAGGACTATGGGAAACTGTTGTAGCAGATTATGCACGAGAGGCCCATGCTCATGGACAATAA
- a CDS encoding lysophospholipid acyltransferase family protein: protein MNNEWQYHLVKGISWLVCRLPYKLILLIGASLGPVYGLIAKKQKLRGIKNIKIGMNMNDQEAEQLIEKLFKNLGRSVMEVLYMPNLTKSFINKHIEMRGVEHLEKAIAEDKGVIVLTGHVGNWEWMGAAMAAHGYPSTTIVKKQPNAQFTRLMNEYREMVGLDVFASGGNEIVSAAKALKKKKLLGFLADQDGYINGLPVPFLGQDSSAVIGPATFAKKFGSPVVPIFASRKPEGGHIVHILPALHYVDTGDEDVDMYRLTEECVRVTEEFIKEHPDEWLWFQHRWMTKMDQIIDYDKKVAARERAHEKQ from the coding sequence ATGAATAACGAATGGCAATACCATTTAGTTAAAGGCATTAGCTGGCTTGTTTGCCGCCTGCCATACAAGCTCATTTTGCTCATAGGCGCTAGTCTAGGGCCAGTATATGGCCTCATAGCGAAGAAGCAAAAACTTAGAGGTATAAAAAATATAAAGATTGGCATGAACATGAATGATCAAGAGGCAGAGCAATTAATTGAAAAATTGTTCAAAAATCTTGGCCGCAGTGTTATGGAAGTCTTATATATGCCAAATCTGACAAAGTCCTTTATCAATAAACATATTGAAATGCGAGGCGTAGAACATTTAGAAAAAGCCATCGCTGAAGATAAAGGTGTCATTGTTCTTACTGGACATGTTGGCAACTGGGAATGGATGGGGGCTGCCATGGCTGCTCATGGATATCCATCTACTACAATTGTTAAGAAACAACCTAATGCACAATTTACACGTCTCATGAATGAATATCGTGAGATGGTAGGTCTTGATGTGTTTGCTAGCGGTGGTAATGAAATCGTTTCTGCTGCTAAGGCATTAAAAAAGAAAAAATTACTTGGTTTTTTAGCTGACCAAGATGGTTATATTAATGGCTTACCTGTTCCGTTTTTGGGGCAGGACTCTTCAGCGGTCATAGGACCAGCTACATTTGCAAAAAAATTTGGCTCTCCAGTAGTTCCAATTTTTGCATCTCGTAAGCCTGAAGGTGGTCATATTGTACATATTTTACCAGCCTTACATTATGTTGATACAGGTGATGAAGATGTAGATATGTACCGCTTGACTGAAGAATGTGTACGCGTTACAGAAGAATTTATTAAGGAACATCCAGATGAGTGGCTATGGTTCCAACATCGTTGGATGACTAAGATGGATCAAATTATTGATTATGATAAGAAGGTAGCTGCACGGGAGAGGGCACATGAAAAACAATAA
- the kdsA gene encoding 3-deoxy-8-phosphooctulonate synthase, translated as MKTVQIKDITVGGGKGLFVLAGPCVIEDYDRTLAIGKRAKEICERLGIPYIFKASFDKANRSSYGSFRGPGLEEGLKILASIKKELNVPVVSDIHSIEQIEPAAEVLDVLQIPAFLCRQTDLVYGAAKTGKCVNVKKGQFMAPKDMENVLNKMKETGNENLMLTERGFSFGYNNLVVDMRSFPIMRSFDYPVVFDATHSVQLPGGAGTKSSGNREFVPNLARAAVASGVDGLFFEVHDNPEEALSDGPNMLYLDNFEALLKDLVAIDKIVKG; from the coding sequence ATGAAAACAGTTCAAATTAAAGATATTACAGTTGGTGGCGGCAAAGGTCTTTTCGTCCTTGCTGGGCCATGTGTTATTGAAGATTATGATCGCACATTGGCTATTGGTAAACGAGCAAAAGAAATTTGTGAGCGCTTAGGTATTCCATATATCTTCAAAGCTTCTTTTGATAAGGCCAATCGTTCTAGCTACGGCTCTTTCCGCGGACCAGGCCTTGAAGAAGGCCTAAAAATCCTTGCTTCTATTAAAAAAGAACTCAATGTACCGGTGGTAAGTGATATTCACTCCATTGAGCAAATTGAACCTGCTGCAGAAGTACTGGATGTTTTACAAATTCCAGCGTTCTTATGTCGTCAAACTGACCTTGTATACGGCGCTGCTAAAACTGGTAAATGCGTAAATGTAAAAAAAGGTCAATTTATGGCACCTAAGGATATGGAAAATGTCCTAAATAAAATGAAAGAAACAGGCAATGAAAATCTTATGCTTACAGAACGTGGATTTAGCTTTGGCTATAATAATCTCGTTGTGGATATGAGATCTTTCCCTATTATGCGTTCCTTTGACTATCCTGTAGTCTTTGATGCTACACATAGTGTTCAATTACCAGGTGGTGCAGGTACAAAATCCAGTGGTAATCGCGAGTTCGTACCAAACTTGGCGCGTGCTGCCGTTGCCAGTGGTGTAGATGGTCTGTTCTTTGAAGTACATGATAATCCAGAGGAAGCATTATCCGATGGTCCAAACATGTTATACTTGGATAATTTTGAAGCTTTGCTAAAAGATTTAGTAGCTATTGATAAAATCGTAAAAGGTTAG
- the kdsB gene encoding 3-deoxy-manno-octulosonate cytidylyltransferase, which translates to MKFGCVIPARYGSTRLPGKPLADIAGKPMIERVYARVSQATKTECTIVATDDDRVYSAVQNFGGAVMMTDPNHPTGTDRLAEVASHYTDLDVIINVQGDEPMIEPKLIDDLAQLFEEDPNLQMATVATPLLEDEYDEPSAVKVILNNRNDAMYFSRSLIPYPRHDFVRAPLKHIGIYAYRRDFLLNYAKMEPTPAEQTESLEQLRALENGYTIRVILTDKRFIGVDTPEDLARVNAIYEQEEK; encoded by the coding sequence GTGAAGTTTGGATGCGTTATTCCTGCTCGTTATGGTTCTACAAGATTACCAGGTAAACCATTGGCGGATATTGCGGGCAAACCAATGATTGAACGGGTTTATGCAAGGGTATCACAAGCGACAAAAACGGAATGTACTATTGTTGCTACAGATGATGATCGTGTTTATTCTGCTGTTCAAAACTTTGGGGGAGCTGTTATGATGACAGATCCTAATCACCCTACTGGAACTGACCGATTAGCAGAGGTTGCTAGTCATTATACAGACTTAGATGTCATTATTAATGTTCAAGGTGATGAACCTATGATTGAGCCAAAACTCATTGATGACTTGGCTCAACTTTTTGAAGAAGATCCAAACTTACAGATGGCAACTGTTGCGACTCCTCTCTTAGAGGATGAATACGATGAGCCATCTGCAGTAAAGGTTATTTTAAATAATCGCAATGATGCGATGTATTTTTCTCGGTCCTTAATCCCGTATCCACGTCATGATTTTGTACGTGCTCCACTAAAACATATTGGTATCTATGCATATCGTAGAGATTTCTTGCTAAATTATGCAAAGATGGAACCAACACCAGCAGAGCAAACAGAATCGTTAGAGCAATTGCGCGCTCTTGAAAATGGCTATACTATTCGTGTTATTCTTACAGATAAACGATTTATCGGTGTTGATACACCGGAAGACTTAGCTCGTGTAAATGCAATCTACGAGCAAGAGGAGAAATAA
- the lpxK gene encoding tetraacyldisaccharide 4'-kinase: MSGEALFKSIVSGENQSILGDIARSSLGFLSKGYEKAVSIRNARFDAGKGVTRVTVPVISVGNITAGGTGKTPMVRFICDVLARKGLHPTVLSRGYRAEDNKKNIIISKDGTMLVEPSISGDEAWLLAKVLQKSNVIIGRERALSAKIAIDELGADCLVMDDGFQHRALARDIDIVLIDASNPFGYDHVLPRGLLREPLSGLQRANIIILTKVDQVAPGVVSGIRKRLAHMLPNTPVYETIHKPQSMYTLEEWANGEPGSSVDAYQEHRIMAVSGIGNPQSFTQTMTDIGYNVVHTMPFGDHHNFENDDVVDIWKEAFAHQADVICITEKDAVKLSQLHAIEDLKIPILVLSIGIEFVAEKQEFIENLEI, translated from the coding sequence ATGAGTGGGGAAGCATTATTCAAATCCATCGTTAGTGGTGAAAATCAATCCATATTAGGTGATATAGCTCGTTCTAGCTTGGGCTTTCTAAGTAAAGGTTACGAAAAGGCTGTATCCATACGAAATGCTCGATTTGATGCGGGCAAGGGGGTTACTAGAGTTACCGTGCCTGTTATCAGTGTTGGTAATATTACTGCCGGTGGTACTGGCAAAACGCCAATGGTGAGATTTATATGTGATGTACTCGCCCGAAAAGGACTTCATCCTACCGTACTTAGCCGTGGCTATCGAGCTGAGGACAATAAGAAAAATATCATTATTTCCAAAGATGGTACGATGTTAGTAGAGCCATCTATCAGTGGTGATGAAGCGTGGCTATTGGCTAAGGTATTGCAAAAGTCCAATGTAATTATCGGCCGAGAACGGGCTCTATCGGCAAAAATTGCTATAGATGAGCTCGGAGCAGATTGTTTAGTTATGGATGATGGTTTTCAACATCGCGCATTAGCCCGAGATATTGATATCGTTCTCATTGATGCGTCTAATCCATTTGGTTATGACCATGTATTGCCTAGAGGTTTACTACGCGAACCGCTTAGTGGTTTACAACGAGCTAATATAATTATACTGACCAAGGTCGATCAAGTGGCGCCTGGTGTTGTTTCTGGAATTCGTAAGCGTCTAGCGCATATGTTACCTAATACACCTGTATATGAAACAATCCACAAGCCTCAATCTATGTATACCTTAGAAGAGTGGGCTAATGGGGAACCTGGTTCTTCTGTCGATGCGTATCAAGAGCATCGAATTATGGCAGTTAGTGGTATCGGAAATCCTCAATCCTTTACACAAACGATGACCGATATTGGGTACAATGTTGTTCATACAATGCCTTTTGGTGATCATCATAATTTTGAAAATGATGATGTCGTAGATATTTGGAAAGAGGCATTTGCTCATCAAGCGGATGTTATTTGTATCACTGAAAAAGATGCAGTGAAACTGAGTCAATTGCATGCAATTGAAGACTTGAAAATACCGATTCTCGTGCTATCCATAGGGATTGAGTTTGTCGCTGAAAAGCAAGAATTCATAGAAAATTTAGAGATTTAG
- a CDS encoding KpsF/GutQ family sugar-phosphate isomerase, with product MTILEQAAQVLHEEARAIEELSSRLDHNFVNAVNMILACKGRVVCTGMGKSGHIGRKIAATLASTGTPALFMHPGEGVHGDLGMITEDDVVLAFSNSGETGEIISILPSLRRIGAKLICVVGKPESTLAKNSDIVLLAEVEREACPLGLAPTTSTTVALALGDALAVCLLERHHFTPENFAVFHPGGSLGRKLLLTVENIMHGGEDNPTVFKGATVRDALFVMTEKGLGATNVIDEDGHLLGLVTDGDVRRGLDSGSNFLEWPVEDMMTSMPRTITKDKLAAEALHLMEKNQPRPITVLPVVDTDNKCLGIVHITDLLRRGIV from the coding sequence GTGACTATTTTAGAACAAGCGGCACAGGTGCTTCATGAGGAAGCTCGTGCTATTGAAGAATTAAGTTCTCGTTTGGATCACAATTTTGTAAATGCTGTAAATATGATTTTGGCTTGTAAGGGCCGTGTAGTATGTACAGGGATGGGTAAATCTGGCCATATTGGTCGTAAAATTGCGGCTACTTTGGCTAGTACTGGTACACCAGCACTCTTCATGCATCCTGGCGAAGGTGTGCATGGCGATCTAGGTATGATTACAGAAGATGATGTAGTATTAGCATTCTCCAATAGTGGTGAAACAGGCGAAATCATCAGTATCTTGCCATCCTTACGTCGCATTGGTGCTAAATTAATCTGTGTTGTAGGAAAACCAGAGTCTACCTTAGCTAAGAATTCTGATATTGTATTGCTAGCTGAAGTAGAACGTGAAGCTTGCCCATTGGGATTGGCGCCGACTACAAGTACTACAGTTGCATTGGCACTTGGCGATGCATTAGCAGTTTGCTTATTAGAACGCCATCACTTTACACCGGAAAACTTTGCCGTATTCCATCCGGGTGGTTCTCTTGGTCGCAAATTATTGTTGACTGTAGAAAACATTATGCATGGTGGTGAAGATAATCCAACGGTATTCAAAGGTGCAACCGTTCGAGATGCACTCTTTGTGATGACAGAAAAAGGATTGGGCGCTACTAATGTTATTGATGAAGATGGTCATTTGTTAGGCCTTGTTACTGATGGGGATGTTCGTCGCGGCCTGGATTCTGGTAGTAATTTCCTAGAATGGCCTGTAGAGGATATGATGACATCTATGCCTCGTACAATTACAAAGGATAAATTAGCGGCAGAAGCTCTTCATTTAATGGAGAAAAATCAACCGCGCCCTATTACTGTATTACCAGTTGTAGATACAGATAATAAATGTCTAGGCATTGTTCATATTACGGATTTATTGCGTAGAGGCATTGTATAA
- a CDS encoding LptA/OstA family protein codes for MNKKKQIGMAILAMLMTASVTAWAANDPLTISADTLSYDGNTGRADANGNVVITQADKTMTGANGWYNTKTQEANLDGGVSMIGTDMAMSAQSVHSYNNNKFTANGGVHLQRSDRQIFGDKVEYNTDTEYGLVSGNARLIAEGTTLTGNQVEGWLKEIRAVAQGDVTFSNPERNVSGSAERATYTQTPNQNDGVVLLSGSAHAVQNGNVLNAPELKIRLADDSAETLGGRSTLIIVPNQ; via the coding sequence ATGAATAAGAAAAAACAGATTGGTATGGCTATCTTAGCTATGCTTATGACAGCATCTGTTACAGCTTGGGCCGCAAATGATCCTTTGACTATTAGCGCGGATACATTATCTTATGATGGCAATACGGGGCGTGCTGATGCAAACGGTAATGTGGTAATTACACAAGCTGATAAAACAATGACTGGTGCCAATGGTTGGTACAATACAAAAACTCAAGAAGCAAATCTTGATGGTGGCGTATCCATGATTGGTACTGATATGGCTATGTCTGCACAATCAGTGCATAGCTACAATAACAATAAGTTCACTGCTAATGGTGGTGTTCATTTACAACGTAGTGATCGTCAAATTTTTGGCGATAAAGTTGAATATAACACAGATACAGAATATGGCCTTGTATCTGGCAATGCTCGCTTGATTGCAGAAGGTACTACATTGACAGGTAATCAAGTAGAAGGTTGGCTAAAAGAAATTCGTGCAGTGGCACAAGGGGATGTAACATTCTCTAACCCAGAACGAAACGTATCTGGCTCTGCAGAACGTGCTACCTATACACAAACTCCAAATCAAAATGATGGCGTTGTACTTTTATCTGGTTCTGCTCATGCTGTTCAAAATGGTAATGTGCTCAATGCACCAGAGCTTAAAATCCGTCTTGCCGATGATTCTGCTGAAACATTAGGTGGCCGTAGTACACTTATCATTGTTCCAAATCAATAA
- the lptC gene encoding LPS export ABC transporter periplasmic protein LptC — protein sequence MKNNKKLIAIVAAIVLALIGLIVYIMKDSGDVSTTQNQNGQLVNFQGADLQEEKDGKLVWALSAEKIEYDPRTKAIVLTNLKGLFYQDDVTTTITAPHAVLTGDRNSLDIDQGVTATNTDGAEFKTDALHFDNKTKTLTSKSAFTYNSKDITLTGDKLEGNMSLKKIKAIGNAKLTKK from the coding sequence ATGAAAAACAATAAAAAATTAATTGCCATTGTGGCCGCTATAGTGTTGGCTCTGATTGGTCTTATCGTATATATTATGAAAGACTCTGGTGATGTTAGTACCACTCAAAATCAGAATGGACAACTTGTTAACTTCCAAGGAGCTGACTTACAAGAGGAAAAAGATGGCAAGCTAGTGTGGGCTTTATCAGCTGAAAAGATTGAATATGACCCACGTACAAAAGCTATTGTCCTGACTAATTTAAAAGGTCTTTTCTATCAAGATGATGTTACGACAACAATTACAGCACCTCATGCCGTATTGACAGGCGATCGTAATTCCCTCGATATTGATCAAGGCGTTACCGCCACTAATACTGATGGTGCTGAGTTTAAAACCGATGCACTTCATTTTGATAATAAGACAAAAACGTTGACATCTAAATCTGCTTTTACTTATAACAGTAAAGATATAACATTAACTGGTGATAAACTTGAAGGCAACATGTCCTTGAAGAAAATTAAAGCTATTGGTAATGCGAAGTTAACGAAGAAGTAA
- a CDS encoding 3-deoxy-D-manno-octulosonic acid transferase: MYWIYNVLLIFYWIGLIPVILYRLAFEDGFYERIKQSAGYMPASLLKKIEGRRAIWIHAASVGEIVATSPLVKEVKKEFPEAVVVVSVVTATGHAMAHRIIPEAEGIIFFPLDLPYLTRKILHIIKPIAILLVETEIWPNFLRIAQSENIPVMMVNGRISDRSMKRYKYISAFTKEMLRSIERFCMQSKFDAAHIEVLGAKTSDITVTGNMKYDQTYATVSAEEKQSLLEEFGFGNNHPIIIAGSTHKGEEETIFETFKQVLQEYPQARLLIAPREIYRGHDVQTLAKHYELNAICRSDMTEPVHEGIPVVVLDTIGELGRLYSLGDIIFVGGSLVKTGGHNILEPAAHGKPILVGPYMFNFKEIFALLNSRHACEQVKNGKELTAMVLRLCKDKGLATEMGQNCLDIIRENRGATQRNTQELRQLFEKHHIVP; this comes from the coding sequence ATGTACTGGATATATAACGTATTGCTCATATTTTATTGGATTGGCTTGATTCCGGTTATTCTATACCGCCTTGCCTTTGAAGATGGATTTTATGAGCGTATCAAACAGAGTGCAGGCTATATGCCAGCCTCACTACTAAAAAAAATTGAAGGACGTCGTGCTATTTGGATTCATGCTGCTTCTGTAGGGGAAATTGTAGCTACTAGTCCATTAGTAAAGGAAGTAAAAAAGGAATTTCCTGAAGCGGTTGTTGTGGTGTCTGTTGTAACTGCAACAGGCCATGCAATGGCCCATCGCATCATTCCTGAGGCAGAAGGAATTATTTTCTTCCCTCTTGATTTGCCGTATTTGACACGTAAGATTTTACATATTATTAAGCCGATTGCTATCTTGCTTGTAGAAACAGAAATTTGGCCTAACTTCTTGCGAATCGCTCAATCAGAAAATATTCCTGTTATGATGGTTAATGGTCGTATTTCTGATCGTAGTATGAAACGCTATAAATATATTAGTGCGTTCACGAAAGAAATGTTGCGTTCCATTGAGCGTTTCTGTATGCAATCAAAATTTGATGCAGCGCATATTGAAGTATTAGGTGCAAAAACATCTGATATTACCGTAACAGGTAATATGAAATATGACCAAACGTATGCTACTGTATCAGCTGAAGAAAAACAATCACTTCTTGAAGAGTTTGGCTTTGGTAATAATCATCCAATCATCATTGCTGGTAGTACACATAAGGGTGAGGAAGAAACAATCTTTGAGACCTTTAAACAAGTCTTACAAGAATATCCTCAAGCTCGCTTGTTAATTGCACCTCGTGAGATATATCGCGGTCATGATGTTCAAACGTTAGCGAAACATTATGAATTAAATGCTATTTGTCGTAGTGATATGACAGAGCCAGTTCATGAAGGGATACCAGTAGTTGTTTTAGATACTATTGGTGAACTAGGTCGTTTATATAGCTTAGGGGATATTATTTTTGTAGGCGGTTCTCTTGTGAAGACTGGAGGCCATAATATTCTCGAGCCGGCAGCACATGGTAAACCAATTCTTGTGGGGCCATATATGTTTAATTTCAAAGAGATTTTCGCATTATTAAACTCTCGTCATGCTTGTGAACAAGTGAAGAATGGTAAAGAATTAACCGCTATGGTGTTGCGCTTATGTAAAGACAAAGGTTTGGCAACGGAAATGGGTCAAAATTGTCTTGATATTATTCGTGAAAATCGCGGTGCAACACAACGTAATACACAAGAGTTACGTCAACTCTTTGAAAAACACCATATTGTTCCATAA
- the lptB gene encoding LPS export ABC transporter ATP-binding protein, whose product MYIETKNLVKTFSGRNVVDGVSLRVDKGQVVGLLGPNGAGKTTSFYMIVGIERPSSGIITVDGKDITNIPMYKRAAEGIGYLPQEASIFRSMTVEDNIRAMLQTTSKKSDEIEAIVESLIEEFHIGHVRDRMGMQLSGGERRRVEIARCLALEPNFILLDEPFAGVDPIAVADIQQIILHVKNRGIGILITDHNVRETLGIVDKAYILSSGKILLEGTPEEIANNPIAREHYLGDNFRL is encoded by the coding sequence ATGTATATAGAAACCAAAAACTTAGTCAAAACCTTTAGCGGGCGCAATGTAGTAGACGGGGTCAGTCTACGCGTTGATAAGGGGCAAGTCGTTGGGCTCCTAGGTCCTAATGGGGCAGGGAAAACTACATCATTCTATATGATTGTAGGCATTGAACGACCTAGTTCTGGTATCATTACCGTTGATGGCAAGGATATTACGAATATTCCAATGTATAAACGCGCTGCTGAAGGTATTGGGTATCTTCCACAAGAGGCATCAATCTTTCGTTCTATGACCGTTGAGGATAATATTCGCGCAATGTTACAAACAACATCAAAGAAGTCTGATGAAATTGAAGCGATTGTGGAATCCCTCATTGAAGAATTTCATATTGGTCACGTTCGGGATCGTATGGGCATGCAACTATCTGGCGGTGAACGTCGTCGTGTAGAAATTGCTCGTTGTCTTGCATTAGAACCGAATTTTATTCTTCTCGATGAACCTTTTGCTGGTGTCGATCCTATAGCGGTTGCTGATATTCAACAAATTATTTTGCATGTTAAAAATCGAGGTATTGGCATTTTGATTACAGACCACAATGTACGTGAAACATTGGGGATTGTAGACAAGGCTTATATTTTGAGTAGTGGTAAAATCCTCCTAGAAGGTACCCCTGAAGAAATCGCGAACAATCCAATTGCTCGTGAGCATTACTTAGGGGATAACTTTAGATTATAG